One genomic segment of Candidatus Cloacimonadota bacterium includes these proteins:
- a CDS encoding bifunctional riboflavin kinase/FAD synthetase, protein MSVLSIGTFDGIHLGHRKLLSTVCDLAQKEGLASIIVTYTDHPAFVLNNKALPGLLCPLEIKQQVLQELGINRVEMLDFTQELANTTAQDFLEQIIMPRWKPKIIVVGYDSHFGKNRKGNREFLELNAQKYGFRLVYIEPELFEGKVISSTTIRSYLVLGEVEKANLLLGRNYRLSGKVGKGLCRGREFGFPTANLLLSNPHQLIPKEGLYFCIVHLQQGAFFALTNIGKSPTVKRTRITEIESHLIDFSGDLYGETMQVELLHYLREERMFANTDELIRAMKLDLQRAQALIAELQE, encoded by the coding sequence ATGAGTGTATTGAGTATTGGCACATTTGATGGCATCCATTTGGGACACCGTAAACTGCTAAGCACAGTATGTGATTTGGCGCAAAAAGAAGGCTTGGCTTCAATAATTGTTACTTATACAGATCACCCTGCTTTTGTATTGAATAACAAAGCTTTACCAGGCTTACTTTGCCCTCTTGAAATCAAGCAACAAGTATTACAGGAATTGGGTATAAACAGGGTTGAAATGCTAGATTTTACGCAAGAACTTGCCAATACCACTGCGCAGGATTTTTTAGAACAGATCATAATGCCTCGCTGGAAGCCCAAGATCATTGTGGTTGGTTACGATAGCCATTTTGGAAAAAACCGCAAAGGCAACCGTGAATTTTTGGAGTTAAATGCTCAAAAATATGGCTTTAGATTAGTATATATAGAACCGGAACTGTTTGAAGGCAAAGTTATTAGCAGCACTACAATTCGGAGCTACCTGGTTTTGGGAGAGGTAGAAAAAGCAAATCTGTTATTAGGACGCAATTACCGTCTTTCTGGCAAAGTGGGTAAGGGCTTGTGTAGAGGAAGAGAGTTTGGTTTTCCCACTGCAAATCTACTGCTTAGCAATCCTCATCAGCTTATTCCCAAAGAGGGATTATACTTTTGTATAGTTCATCTTCAACAAGGTGCTTTTTTTGCCTTGACTAATATTGGTAAGTCTCCAACAGTGAAACGAACAAGAATTACCGAAATAGAGAGCCATCTCATCGATTTTTCTGGAGACCTGTATGGAGAAACCATGCAAGTTGAATTGCTTCATTACCTTAGAGAGGAAAGAATGTTTGCCAACACCGATGAGCTGATTAGAGCCATGAAACTTGACTTGCAGCGTGCTCAAGCCTTAATAGCGGAGCTACAAGAATGA
- a CDS encoding T9SS type A sorting domain-containing protein has product MKRFFLVIPLMFSMLSAIVGIPGDGRIMPNDRLYHFNYHNSVNDLQLYGAQKWAVKFNFRQVYPGMTDVSFNVAGVRLWFPNIGDSATVELYSDSNNQPGSRIISKSAPITDNLTDIYFDQETEQETVWLIVSYRTNMLNRYVAASYGGGTNSYFLNEVNDQFYLSSLALAGFNCELLFGLLGDYEFDTADIALTDFDIIGDVQPGGRVYPVFSIYNHGNVSIEQAEVEITMNRPGEAQYEGLTISVPSIIEPHTEYVYDGGYQFITLPQTPTQLRIEALLSSEYVENDILLANNSVSKSYNVFTDRQPILLVENFLQQVHYETMNSLQDQYLTRDTDVLTYYPILSDSLANLSAQQRFNWYSFNALPQTVIHGEHTIVGLTQSYEQLFADYMGVLSEPTTFISSSNCRMDAVEGSENIYLSINLENTNTDMYTGVTQSLMSSSRLFAGVFAKPIIQSADKFCLLKWVAFADTINSALTINQNIDKHYTISASGLFDNSSELHYRLYFWLQDKDGGAIYYANFSDFDPLLYVSNTDELAPTAAYFIYPNPLKLGGSLKISIPDLSLAKISLYNIKGQMIDSKTNIRGEVKLNSDLFPSSGIYFIRIEQEGKKPIHKKISIIK; this is encoded by the coding sequence ATGAAACGTTTCTTCCTTGTTATCCCACTAATGTTCAGCATGCTTTCGGCAATAGTAGGCATTCCTGGTGACGGCAGAATTATGCCCAACGACCGGCTGTATCACTTCAATTATCATAATTCGGTAAACGACTTACAACTTTATGGTGCCCAAAAATGGGCAGTAAAATTTAACTTCCGCCAAGTGTATCCGGGGATGACAGACGTGAGCTTCAATGTTGCCGGTGTTAGATTATGGTTCCCAAACATAGGAGATTCTGCAACAGTGGAATTGTATAGCGATTCCAACAATCAACCGGGCTCCAGAATTATCTCGAAAAGTGCTCCTATTACCGACAATCTAACGGATATCTACTTTGATCAGGAAACTGAACAGGAAACGGTTTGGCTGATAGTTAGTTACCGAACAAATATGTTAAACCGCTATGTTGCAGCCAGTTATGGCGGAGGGACTAACAGCTACTTTTTGAATGAAGTGAATGACCAGTTTTATCTTTCTTCCTTAGCTTTGGCGGGGTTCAATTGTGAGCTGCTATTCGGGCTATTGGGAGATTATGAGTTTGATACTGCCGATATTGCGCTCACTGATTTTGATATTATTGGAGATGTTCAACCTGGAGGAAGAGTCTATCCTGTTTTCAGTATTTATAATCATGGTAACGTGAGCATTGAACAAGCAGAAGTTGAGATTACCATGAATAGACCGGGCGAAGCCCAATATGAAGGATTAACTATATCTGTTCCAAGTATTATAGAACCTCATACAGAATACGTTTATGATGGCGGATATCAGTTCATCACCCTCCCTCAAACCCCTACTCAATTGCGCATTGAAGCTCTTCTCAGCTCCGAATATGTAGAAAATGACATCCTACTAGCGAACAATAGCGTTTCTAAAAGTTATAATGTATTTACAGATCGACAACCAATTCTGCTGGTGGAAAATTTCCTCCAACAAGTGCATTATGAAACGATGAACAGTTTACAAGATCAATATCTAACTCGCGATACAGATGTGCTTACTTACTACCCCATTCTATCGGATTCACTCGCCAATCTTAGCGCTCAGCAACGCTTTAACTGGTATTCTTTTAATGCTTTACCCCAAACAGTGATACATGGTGAACATACAATTGTGGGTCTAACCCAGAGTTACGAGCAATTGTTTGCCGATTATATGGGCGTTTTAAGCGAGCCAACAACCTTTATCAGTAGTTCAAATTGCAGAATGGACGCAGTTGAAGGTTCTGAAAACATCTATCTCTCAATAAACTTGGAAAACACAAATACTGATATGTACACCGGCGTAACCCAAAGCTTAATGTCTTCATCCAGGTTGTTTGCAGGAGTTTTTGCCAAACCTATTATACAATCTGCGGATAAATTCTGCTTACTTAAGTGGGTTGCTTTTGCCGATACCATAAATTCAGCTCTTACAATCAATCAGAATATTGATAAGCACTATACAATTAGTGCTAGTGGCTTGTTTGATAATTCTTCCGAATTGCACTATCGCCTCTATTTTTGGTTGCAAGATAAAGATGGAGGAGCTATTTACTATGCAAATTTCTCCGATTTCGACCCGCTATTATATGTAAGCAATACAGACGAACTAGCTCCTACAGCAGCTTACTTTATATACCCAAACCCATTGAAACTGGGCGGAAGCCTCAAGATTTCCATTCCGGATTTGAGCTTAGCCAAGATTTCTCTATATAACATTAAGGGTCAGATGATAGATTCTAAAACAAATATTCGGGGCGAGGTAAAGTTGAATAGTGATCTATTTCCCAGCTCTGGCATCTATTTTATCCGCATCGAACAAGAAGGCAAGAAGCCTATCCACAAAAAAATAAGTATTATTAAGTGA
- a CDS encoding HD domain-containing protein gives MEEHIYINEVHQHENKEITGFYLAQEKELREGKGGNFIRIKLRDRSGYVTANVWKDAIQTSELFDAGDIVHIKAQVVNYKGQIQLSIQQLRYADKSEFDMGLFLAKSRFEPEYLAERFWTFVDKVENEYLNRLLHVVFDDKGFFDSFLKAPAAKSWHHNYVHGLIEHIVAVASLCEFVSMQYPVSLDLLITGALFHDAAKVKEYSGQASIDFTDEGRLLGHLSMGDQMVIEAAAQIPGFPAELLLNLRHLILSHHGEYEKASVRLPQTLEAILLHHCDNLDAQAAGVCQLLDASAPDAVWSEYDKINNRYYRIVRI, from the coding sequence ATGGAAGAACACATTTATATAAATGAAGTGCATCAGCACGAGAACAAAGAAATTACCGGATTCTATCTCGCTCAGGAAAAGGAGTTACGTGAAGGAAAGGGTGGAAATTTCATCCGCATCAAGTTAAGAGATCGCAGTGGCTACGTAACCGCGAATGTTTGGAAAGATGCAATTCAAACTTCCGAACTCTTTGATGCCGGAGATATTGTGCATATAAAGGCTCAAGTGGTTAATTATAAGGGGCAGATTCAGCTTAGCATTCAGCAATTACGCTATGCCGATAAAAGTGAATTTGATATGGGATTGTTTTTGGCAAAAAGTCGCTTTGAACCGGAATATCTAGCCGAGCGGTTCTGGACTTTTGTAGATAAAGTAGAAAATGAATATCTCAACCGCTTATTACATGTTGTTTTCGACGATAAAGGCTTTTTTGATTCTTTCTTGAAGGCACCTGCAGCAAAAAGCTGGCATCACAATTATGTACACGGTCTTATCGAACACATTGTAGCAGTGGCATCACTGTGCGAGTTTGTTAGCATGCAATATCCAGTTTCTCTAGATTTATTGATCACCGGAGCGCTTTTTCACGATGCGGCAAAAGTAAAAGAGTATTCCGGTCAGGCATCCATCGATTTTACAGATGAAGGCAGGCTATTAGGGCATCTTAGTATGGGAGATCAGATGGTAATTGAAGCTGCTGCTCAAATACCCGGATTTCCTGCAGAATTGCTCTTAAATCTGCGTCATCTTATTCTTTCTCACCATGGAGAGTATGAAAAAGCTTCTGTTCGCTTGCCACAAACCTTGGAAGCAATTCTATTGCACCATTGTGATAATCTTGATGCTCAAGCAGCAGGCGTTTGTCAATTGTTAGATGCATCCGCTCCAGATGCTGTTTGGAGTGAATACGATAAGATCAATAATCGCTATTATCGTATAGTAAGAATCTAA
- a CDS encoding MBL fold metallo-hydrolase → MLVRSRDTALILDAGISLKRIRLALDELQVSPNTIKAVIISHEHSDHTRSAGALSRSFKIPLFISADTYAYCAHRLGKVHERLVYFESGVEFMVGDILVQPFQSSHDAIDSCNFVFIHDERKLGVATDLGNFSKLTLLKLSLANTLVLESNHDMQMLMEGPYEWNLKMRVKSEHGHLSNDQAVGLLSQVMHPGLQNIILAHLSEINNHPDLAFRVMNDYLQSIRSDIHLMVANQYCQTPLVDV, encoded by the coding sequence ATGCTGGTACGCAGTAGAGATACTGCGCTTATTTTGGATGCCGGAATAAGCCTAAAGCGAATTCGGCTAGCCTTAGACGAATTGCAGGTATCTCCCAATACTATCAAAGCCGTTATTATCTCTCATGAACATTCAGATCACACTCGAAGCGCTGGCGCTCTTTCCCGAAGCTTCAAGATTCCTCTGTTTATCTCTGCCGATACCTATGCCTACTGCGCTCACAGATTGGGCAAGGTTCATGAACGCTTAGTCTATTTTGAATCGGGAGTGGAATTTATGGTTGGCGATATTCTGGTGCAACCGTTTCAATCATCTCACGATGCCATAGATAGCTGTAATTTTGTTTTTATTCACGACGAGCGCAAACTGGGAGTGGCAACAGATTTGGGTAATTTTTCCAAGCTGACCCTGTTGAAGCTTAGTTTAGCTAATACTCTGGTATTGGAAAGTAATCATGATATGCAAATGCTAATGGAAGGTCCCTACGAATGGAATCTGAAAATGAGAGTTAAAAGCGAACATGGGCATCTTTCCAACGACCAAGCGGTGGGTTTGCTATCTCAAGTAATGCATCCCGGCTTGCAGAATATCATCTTAGCTCACCTTTCGGAGATCAACAACCATCCAGATCTTGCCTTTCGGGTAATGAATGATTACTTGCAAAGCATACGCAGCGACATTCACCTGATGGTCGCAAACCAATATTGCCAAACACCTTTAGTGGATGTATAA